The nucleotide sequence TGTCATGTGAAATAATAAGTTGAAGCCAGCTGAGTAAGCTTTTCTGTTAGGGTAGTCTTAactgcagaaaacagaaaacctgTCTCAGCTGCTTTAAATTTATTATCTCTCTTGAGCGCATTCGAAGTGGTCCAACATTAGGAATCGTATTCTGAAGACTCTCTGAGATTCTGCCTTGATTTCTCATCTAAGAATTCCCCCCTACCCTTCCATTTGGTGATCCTTCATGCCATCATTGAGATGACCTTTCTAAAATTGAAATTGGGTCAAATTATAACTGATTAAATTCTTCAAAGGCTACTTTTTGCTTTCTTGGCTTGGCACACAGACCTGTCTTCACTGGGGCCAGGCTGAATTTCTCTGACCACGTATCTCATTAGGTCAGGCCCCAAAGGCACCCTAAAGCTATTGTCATTACTTGACTATGCTATGTTCTGTCTCTTCTATGCTTTGCAGTGCTATTCCCGTTGCCTAGAACACCTTTCCTGACCCGAAGGGTCACCCCCAAACCAGCCTTCAAGAGCTTCTTTTGGTGAGTCTTTCCTAATGTCCCCTCATAGTCCCCCAAGATTGTCAGATTCTCCTCTTCAGTTCTTCTGGCACCCTGACTGAATTCCCCTGTTATAACACAGGTGACACTGCAGTGTAATTGTCAGATTGTTTCCTACATTTGACTATAACGTCTTTGAGGGGAAAATGTGCCTTATTCATCTCAGCATCTCCAATGCCTAGCTTATTAACTGGCACAAAATAAGTaggtaataaatgtttattaatgaataaataatggtATAATCCAGACTTGGGTTCATGAAGACAACTGTATCCTCTGTTTGGCTGATTTATTCCTGGTATTTTGCAGACCATTGCATCCTCAACAGGGTAAGGAGGaacaaagagaggaaggaaaagctACAACTCTGGAACATCTGCTGTCAAAATTTTGGAGGAAGGTAAAGAAAGCTTAGTGAAGATTTTCTTTCGTATATCTTTTATTTGTTCTATCTCTAACTCACATGATGAAttactcaacaaatatatattgagagCCTACTACATGTCAAGCATTGTTTAAGCATTTGGAATATATTAGTGAACAAAACAGCCCTCAGCATTGGCTCTACAAAGAGCTTTAAACAATCATTTCCCCTTTCTGCATCTTAGGCCTGCATTTGTGCATGAACAAGAAACACTATAATGGAAAGCTTTAGATCCTCATACAAAAATCACTGATAAACCCATGGATATATTGTTCATAAGTGCTGCCACTTCTGTCTAGAACCAAGAACAGTTGAGAGGAAGAGGTTACTGATCAAATCCGCTCTTGACCTTGTTCTCAGCTATCCACACCAACAGGcattgaattcatttttttaacaaGGGAGTTTTATATACACATGCAGCATTCTGAGGTTTTGACTTCCTTCCTAGCTGCAAATCTCTTTGAGGCTCCATCTGGGACACTGAGCCCCACCCATATGCACCACCTTGAAGCTTCCTTTCTCTGGTTTGCTGGGGACTTTGTATGGAGAGGCTCCATCTGGGCACAGCTTACACCTTTAGAGGCTGCTGGGGGCACAGGGACGATTTCCAACAGAAACCAAGTATATTTGAAAGACACCAAGTCAAGCTTTTGTTTCCTTCCTACAACCTCAGCTTCTGTTGAAGTGGAAACTAGACTGGAAATAAAGGCCACGCTGATTTTCTTCTGAGAAAATACAttactatgttaaaaaaaaaaaaaaaagtcccaaatgCTCCGTGggaaaggtttttattttataaatactctGTGGCTCTGAAATGACAGCATGATTACATTTCTGACAGCACTGGTATAATTCTCAGACTCCCCAGGGAGAGCAACGTGGGGATTTTCCTCCTGGAAAGAAAAGGCAAACTTGCAGGTGCTGAAGGTACATTTGATTTAAGCACgattcaaaataagtaaatacagaTGATAACACAGCAAATACTGAAAGTTGGGTAATTCAGCAAAAATAAATGGCATTATCCAGAGCACTATAAACGCGTgaaagaaaactgcaaaaataactgtttttgtttttacaacttTCCAGTGGCTCGCTGTCTCCAAATGGGGAGATACGAGAGGAACTGTAGGGAAGAAGAGAAACTGGAAATGCGTAGGGAAATGTAAACATGAGAAGGGAATAGGAGAGTGGAGGAAGGGGACAACTTCAGTGTCACTCTCTCACAGACTCTCCTGCCCCTTGTGATCTGGACAGACCCTGGCAGGCCTCGAGTTCCCTGGAGGTTGCGCCTTAGCGACAGATGACCCGTCTCTGACCACCAAGCACCTAGAAGGCACTTTCGCAGGAGCAGGGCAGGGGTCTGGGGCGCGGAGGGGGTGGGCGCAAGCCGCCCTCGTCCAGCGGTTCCCGCCGAGCATGGTGATAATGAGGGTGGGGCCAGCGTTGGCGGTAGAGCGCCTGGTGGCCCCGGGGCCCCTCCTCGTCCTCCGCGCCTCCCTGCGGCGCGCAGCACAGAGAGCCCAGCCGCTTCCGCAGCTGTCGCCGGAGCCGGCAGTCGCCCGCCTGGAAGAAGAGGTAGACGAAGGGATTGAGAGCGCTGTTGGCCATCGCCACCAGGCGCAGCGCCGCCGACAGGCCCTCTCCCTCCCAGTCTCCCGCGGGCCCGGACGACCACGCGGCCGCCAGCCGGGCGGCAAAGTAGGGCAGCTCGCAGCCCACGAACAGCAGCGCCAGCAGCAGGCTCATCTTCAGGCTCTGCACCTTGGCGCGGGGCAGCGCGCTGGGCGCAGGGGCTCGACCTGGGCTCGCCGACCAGGGCGCTGCAGCCGCGGGGGCCTGCGGCCGGTGCCGCCACCAGACGGAGAGTAGGTGGCCGCAAGCGACGCCCAGGACCGTAACAGGCGCGGCGAAGCCCGCGACGGCCTCGTAGAACGCGTAGACCTGCAGGTGCCAGCGCGGCAGGGGCGCGAAGATCCCGTGGCAGCGACGCTCCCCCGGCCAGGCGCGGGCGGCCGGGGGCGCGCCTGGCTGCAGGGACgttggcggcggcggcggcggcggcggcggcagcggcgagGGGGAGTCCCCGCGCACCACGAAGGCCGGGGGCAGCGCCAGCAGCAGTGCCAGCAGCCAGCCCAGGGCGGCGAGGGCACGCGCGGGCAGCGGCCGGCCGTGCGGACGACGCACCGCGCGCCGGCGCTCGAGGGCGATGAGCACCACGAGGTGGGCCGAGGCGCCCCGCCCGGATGCCTGCAGCAGCTGCAGGAAGCGGCACGCCAGGTCCCCCGTGGCCGCGCGGGGCTCGCCCAGCAGTTCCCAGGCCAGCTCTGACAGCGCCGTGCCCCCGCACGCGTACAGGTCCGCCAGGGCCAGCTGCACCAGCAGGAAGTCCATCTTGCGACGCTTGGGGCCCGCCCAGGGCCCGCCGCCGCCGCACAGGCGGCACAGCACTGTGGTGTTGCCTGCCACCGCCACCACCAGGATGACCCCCAGGAACACCAGGCGGACGCGGCGGCTGGGCGGCCCAGAGGCAGGGGCTCCTTGCCCCAAGGTCAGGTTGAGACCCCAGCCCAGCAAGATGGGCACGGAAAGGTTGGGCGCCGGCGGCAGAATTGAGGGGCTAAAGAGATCCTCCATCCTTGCCCCGGAGGAAGAGGAGGCACCGAAGAGGGCGGGCAGGACGCGGGAAACCAAAGTGGAGGCGAGGCGGCGCGGGGAGCGACGCTGGGTCTATACGAGTTCCCAAAGTTAGTTGAAAAGGCACACGCACAGAGAGGGAGATGGATTCGGGCGGCTTTGCGCTTAGTTGTTTTTGTCGAATGTCCTCGTGATTTGTCACTCAAATGTGGGTTGTACACTCGAGGAACACACATGATTCCTATTCTCCACCTTCCCCGCGTCTTCCCTCCCATTCCCGGCGGGTACTCTTCCAATCTCTGCAGCGGCCCCCGACGCTACCCTCGCGGAAGCCGCGGACCCCTGGGCTATGAGAACCTCATCCATTCTCTATTTACGTGTAAAGCACAGCAGGACAGAATGTCGCTTTGCT is from Pan troglodytes isolate AG18354 chromosome 4, NHGRI_mPanTro3-v2.0_pri, whole genome shotgun sequence and encodes:
- the GPR150 gene encoding probable G-protein coupled receptor 150, translating into MEDLFSPSILPPAPNLSVPILLGWGLNLTLGQGAPASGPPSRRVRLVFLGVILVVAVAGNTTVLCRLCGGGGPWAGPKRRKMDFLLVQLALADLYACGGTALSELAWELLGEPRAATGDLACRFLQLLQASGRGASAHLVVLIALERRRAVRRPHGRPLPARALAALGWLLALLLALPPAFVVRGDSPSPLPPPPPPPPPTSLQPGAPPAARAWPGERRCHGIFAPLPRWHLQVYAFYEAVAGFAAPVTVLGVACGHLLSVWWRHRPQAPAAAAPWSASPGRAPAPSALPRAKVQSLKMSLLLALLFVGCELPYFAARLAAAWSSGPAGDWEGEGLSAALRLVAMANSALNPFVYLFFQAGDCRLRRQLRKRLGSLCCAPQGGAEDEEGPRGHQALYRQRWPHPHYHHARREPLDEGGLRPPPPRPRPLPCSCESAF